One window of Rasiella rasia genomic DNA carries:
- a CDS encoding DNA adenine methylase — translation MFKYPKVNYIGNKEKIAQWICDQFPKDAETLFDAFSGGCSLSYEAKCRGLEVYTNDILEINYHIANALIKNNKSLLTKEDIDIIFSGKPFEGFMFDNYSEVYFFPEECKELDLYRKNIEKLDSEEKKSLAFSLIRRAMIRKMPYSRFNLNWDKIVQLRDEEYSYEKYKRRRAYHNQPFKFHFLKNLDDYNNAVFNNNKENKAYNDDVFNLLDTVSADIIYLDPPYTGTMNNYFGFYGLVDDFITSKKTKPFENNFINKKIAVELFDNLFSKLSNFKYWYLSYNNSSYPSKDELLYLLKKYSDNVQVIEKKHVYKITGKEKKETNKEYLFIVENEFYKKNIKKDYATAEL, via the coding sequence ATGTTTAAGTATCCTAAAGTCAACTATATTGGCAATAAAGAAAAAATTGCACAATGGATTTGTGACCAATTCCCAAAAGATGCGGAAACACTTTTTGATGCTTTTTCTGGAGGTTGCTCTTTAAGTTATGAAGCCAAATGTAGAGGTTTAGAAGTTTATACAAATGACATTTTAGAAATAAATTATCATATTGCTAATGCTTTAATCAAAAACAATAAATCTCTTTTAACCAAAGAGGATATTGATATCATATTTTCGGGCAAACCTTTTGAAGGTTTTATGTTCGATAATTATTCGGAAGTATATTTTTTTCCAGAAGAATGCAAAGAACTTGATTTATATAGAAAGAATATTGAAAAGTTAGATTCAGAAGAAAAAAAATCATTGGCTTTTTCTTTAATAAGAAGAGCTATGATAAGAAAAATGCCATATTCTCGCTTTAATCTTAATTGGGACAAAATTGTTCAATTACGTGATGAAGAATACAGTTATGAAAAGTACAAACGAAGAAGAGCTTATCACAATCAACCATTCAAATTTCATTTCTTAAAAAATTTAGATGACTATAACAATGCTGTATTTAATAACAACAAAGAAAACAAAGCATATAATGATGATGTTTTTAATTTATTAGATACAGTTTCAGCAGATATTATTTATTTAGACCCACCATACACAGGTACAATGAATAATTACTTTGGCTTTTATGGATTAGTTGATGATTTTATTACTTCAAAGAAAACAAAGCCTTTCGAGAATAATTTTATTAATAAAAAAATTGCAGTTGAGTTGTTTGACAATTTATTTTCAAAATTGTCAAATTTCAAGTATTGGTATTTAAGTTATAATAATTCTTCCTATCCTTCAAAAGATGAACTTCTTTATTTGTTAAAAAAGTATTCAGATAATGTACAAGTGATTGAAAAAAAACACGTTTACAAAATCACAGGAAAAGAAAAAAAAGAAACGAATAAGGAGTACTTATTTATAGTAGAAAATGAGTTTTATAAA
- a CDS encoding DNA cytosine methyltransferase, with amino-acid sequence MKTTLKYIDLFSGAGGFSLGFDNKGFQNVFSIDIEPSFCETYKHNFSNHQLIEKDICDLSDSEIKYLKEFDEIDVVIGGPPCQGFSIAGNIGRKFVDDPRNRLFKEFVRVVKIIKPKFFVMENVARLYTHNKGETRNEIIKDFEKLGYKVDCKILNSADYGVPQVRKRVIFIGTSTNQKIEFPQKEVENYVSVKEALSKYPKLESGEESSIPNHIAMSHSEQMLTKMSYVSDGGNRNEIPVKIRPKSGDVRKYIKYASDKPSVCVTGDMRKIFHYEQNRALTVRELAKLQSFPDNFIFKGNRISQQQQVGNSVPPKMAEAIAKVIIKMSKNV; translated from the coding sequence ATGAAAACTACATTAAAATACATAGACTTGTTTTCTGGAGCTGGTGGCTTCTCTTTAGGTTTTGATAACAAAGGTTTTCAAAATGTTTTCTCTATTGATATTGAGCCAAGTTTTTGTGAAACATATAAACACAATTTTTCGAATCATCAACTTATTGAAAAAGACATTTGTGATTTATCCGACTCTGAAATAAAATATCTCAAAGAGTTTGACGAAATAGATGTTGTAATTGGTGGACCACCTTGCCAAGGATTCAGTATTGCAGGAAATATTGGTCGAAAATTTGTTGACGACCCAAGAAATAGATTATTTAAAGAATTTGTAAGAGTTGTAAAAATTATTAAACCAAAATTCTTTGTAATGGAGAATGTTGCAAGATTATACACTCACAACAAAGGTGAAACAAGAAACGAAATAATAAAAGATTTTGAAAAACTTGGATATAAAGTGGACTGTAAGATTTTAAATTCAGCAGATTACGGTGTTCCTCAAGTTAGAAAAAGAGTAATATTTATTGGCACTTCAACAAATCAAAAAATAGAATTCCCACAAAAAGAAGTAGAAAACTATGTTTCTGTAAAAGAAGCATTGTCAAAATATCCAAAATTAGAATCTGGTGAGGAATCTTCAATTCCTAACCATATTGCAATGTCACATTCAGAACAAATGCTTACCAAAATGAGTTATGTTTCTGATGGTGGAAATAGAAATGAAATTCCTGTAAAAATTAGACCAAAGTCCGGTGATGTTAGAAAATATATAAAATACGCAAGTGACAAACCTTCGGTTTGTGTTACTGGCGATATGCGTAAAATCTTTCATTATGAGCAAAATAGAGCATTAACAGTCCGTGAACTTGCAAAATTACAGTCTTTTCCTGATAACTTTATTTTCAAAGGAAATAGAATATCACAACAACAACAGGTAGGTAATTCTGTTCCACCTAAAATGGCAGAAGCAATTGCAAAAGTAATTATCAAAATGAGTAAAAATGTTTAA
- a CDS encoding helix-turn-helix domain-containing protein has product MASFGHFIKTEREKREWTQTEFGAKIGINSSAISRIENGTQKFSKSKLKSLATLFEYELQNITDLFFADKFAREAFKYKCSDSIFSVAEDTANYIKNTNVKQAELDL; this is encoded by the coding sequence ATGGCAAGTTTCGGACATTTTATTAAAACGGAAAGAGAAAAAAGAGAGTGGACACAAACTGAATTTGGAGCTAAAATCGGAATTAATTCAAGTGCAATCAGCAGAATTGAGAACGGAACTCAAAAGTTCAGCAAGTCCAAATTGAAATCACTCGCTACTTTATTCGAATATGAGTTGCAAAACATAACGGACTTATTTTTTGCCGACAAATTTGCAAGAGAAGCTTTTAAATACAAATGTTCAGATTCTATTTTTTCAGTAGCAGAAGACACAGCAAATTACATTAAAAACACCAACGTTAAACAAGCTGAATTAGATTTATGA